A portion of the Betta splendens chromosome 2, fBetSpl5.4, whole genome shotgun sequence genome contains these proteins:
- the xirp2a gene encoding xin actin-binding repeat-containing protein 2 isoform X2 produces the protein MASTQDNAVSAGSADKSKSGRPEESTLSAEDQEVEPVSVKERLAMYQAAVSKKETSSSSSAAVMDESEACSLPGGLASVKRQFESQEFASSSSQSSSVTQVHFQQRSVQEMSSSSEVTVRSSAREAVPTTALFHNQQEVIHDQRVHHNNVAASYGNHYNETVMLVGGEDLPKVSTQALKQQYEKTIEEAAPTKEIKVDVDFNQFQWPSVNQSSKVSATTSYDASTSASTVKTTAASAMACESTDHFPPPPPNVLQISQETPEYNVSSHNQEAASQQKYTVSKEQYLKNKSVAELKRLYKHIHPEVRKNLEGDFLSQLSEAEKKDMESQVVGDVQQACYAFENDGTGSSECSSPDREYIDWEEILKGEVQSMRWMFENKPLDAIKDETPDENAVSSIAQQEIIAGKDVKYTAWMFETQPMDALGTENSDAAEQSQKSTDLARGDVRTATWLFETQPLDYLNKIYQEDEQETDVITKDITGGDVKTARYLFETQHLDSLGKTETIEESHFLNLKSELEEIKGDVKTTTRMFETQPMCVIRGDSGEMLEITTIRREETDKGDVKTSRWMFETQPLDMINKDPTKVKLICGISMEDQTQGGVNKGRWLFETKTLDTIKDEEWESSRKQRVEVIGADVRQHCLVFETQPMDTLKDNTNARPLPTEEIVGGDVRSTKHLFETVPMENLKELLEVGKLRKTVASEEEKGDVRHQKWVFESQPLENIREEKKEITRTVNIEELDKGAVTNFKERFESMDLSKCAGTQKIQVEGVTSGSVKSNRVLFESTPMYAMQDSSGHYHEVKTVRREEIVKGDVRSCRWMFETRPIDEFDESISKFQIIKGISKQEMESGDVKTAKWLFETQPLDAIKFFSEDEECKTKESVDIEKGDVKTCRWLFETQPMDVLYEKVETSEDNVKEVQKGDVKTCTWLFETQTLDNIRDHTESETILKTCTVKQEDIQGKDVRLARFLFETENLENIMDEDSSSFRRVTEIDIQSGDVSRMKYIFENRSSDIMSSTSEETMQRLKTQQAEDIQKGNVVNCTWMFENQPIDAIHDSTTEARDTRTVTDVQGGDVDKSRFIFETYSLDQIKEESTDANILKLTSIFRDDVEKGDVKNYTMMFETQPLYAIRDKEGHYHEVTTVTKEEIMRGDVVGARWLFETKPLDSIRDSEEVYVIKAVTEEGINKGDVSSARWRFETQPLDEIAEEIKVRSKTVADIQGGDVRTNKQRFEADETSQKYIRTVSVSEIQKGDVRSATWMFETRTIDEIHGEGAEYDGMETVTKEEVMKGDVKQSVWLFERQPLDSIKEADGAEVVVTKEEIPQADVKTTTWLFETTPFHEFNESSMEKTEIIGKSIKETLQELYSQKMVDSQGVLIEADEIGDVRMAKYKLMNQEAPQIQKEEIIRGDLNNIMMNLLNRRESTERGITIDKEERGNINTTVKQLFNQEKGINVEKEEIIRGDIQEAINNLLKSEGSSKRGILIQEDEKGDVRMTIYSLLNKGEQASMEKEDIVQGNVNRTLHRLLSNSNGEDSKKIKISDTERGNVSFYSTCIESGALDYLKQLQNEYDEREEKAVKECIIGGDIEETKILLRKNHQQIGRTVAENDIVPGDVHSIVKVFMTEPTVTYRNLEKKDIVKGDLGAALDSLTQAINQKVMIEKEEVVKGNIPTTLRSLEEAQHQTKGIEIIRGDIRGALESLEKSATTKTEVTVEDLVPGDIKGTLKSLEEAKQAVKELEKEEIVKGDIHTAMQSLHEASNETKTYQHQVSEQGDVKATIQLLLEPATSPRVQRRGSIEGDVKTSIKSLYEVQEAAQMEKEEVLKGDVQGTIKCLMQRKQYSNPKRMYPSKKTKVPMKNPSNAKQAEHECLHEAKPESAAVNPAPAVKNLSQSVESQTHAQRHSESKSVKTQVITQEDHSVTVAKTDNTTGASQQKSVKEPKHKALPPQKIQAPKPITIKNKQMSNNDQTDTKAEGVNVMKEPQSTSKISKKQICETKTVKQVQTTVTEKTVVHKQNVMVSEQTSTSQKQIGGKAVAQQQNIKNTKIDHRNLDSKGKGVIKKKAEIHFPPPPASPPPPSESELSLPPPPSPVLECPASPSSCYSITRRDSDLPPPPPPPPPPVECTRSEPDFFPPPPPPPPSVSTQDFLPPPPSQQELNAMPQPPPAKLGKPIIKPIFKAPKQPETLKQPLQVKPKWQKKQPTPPSPPPQLPHDQETPVATGHKEALQVVVQEVKKIEISKQIQSESTAVSAAKMSSIPVVKAMQKESPQPAKKVFVPPIKLPPPSDPAQSPKARPYARKFKTPLMLAEEKYRQQKIEETERSNVTTPTSPPANKLPTASGAELSTEQSTNREVATEVTKVMTEQLKTVEEISAQDVAARKTPSQIPLSKPLSSVVNKKSAPGSSNLSSDKKPVASEHSSEKIPASTDAVKKSQSAAENQAVSITQAHHEASNIKVQSCSNVVTSSVMEQQQVIKKSSTRSIAATQSTVQGNVNLQSQAAVTLKAEDVKNINVPLTQEGKMSPSQPSKIPKVTPSFKVKTFKMPPEKKEEKCEGLGQKVGSKSEMHSQHEKSSVSKKSETKESRESSQLTKAATEIKVKEVKSQVTQPVKEAEVEVRVKKETQVQSETEAKLSPSVTVSIPKATKITSAASLKGQGLVSVCHSQQSTKTENIQRCKEAVMTESTVQQSFQMQRQQQAAETNKMQIKEWKGEPEDVPLKDEGKTTPKDGAHSHELADSEKSDVVQKLHAQIKELEGTPSKIDSNTVRMIIRELPDWVMRSVEKNNLSEVAKQQSKKKLKEMIVYVRNIVQSKLNILKENLTAVEKQQREASPVPPSVPPKPDRSVLNAATAKISKISIGSSKTEKKVFEERKSLQESRGEQRVSSPLASIRTPSPTFISIESRRVDSPLRVTPSPPPHRSVGTPPPPPRKSFTPTSAVSRATPSPTLSRSEKLMKLRDTTSRLSRGMTPPPPATASDSAAAEREQSSPLCGRHTPVQRAEEGVADVAEMVDSMKTVKDKKSFFEEAQKAEVNRMYIRKDPIDIPERLGPDAEEGLEPVTIDLLKDDLPRVDLSKLVNRFESPKPKVYIRKEPIHIAERLGSDTEDAEADPRTPRPEDVPAFNVKAIKDVFETGEHSSQAARELREQIERRESESACSDPAGHCETSLTEQFCSIDDFGNITSETRSEVHSGSSVTRGNPPSYADVVRGKVPTVAVPPEASTEELLRSFQQSWAQSQGVFQNLGFSVTEQRTSQIVTHQQETVVMENSNSRVRTVQGVSEEGVPHGITDRRQTKLP, from the exons TTATGCTCGTTGGAGGAGAGGACCTACCAAAGGTTTCCACTCAGGCTTTGAAGCAGCAGTATGAAAAAACGATTGAGGAAGCAGCACCAACGAAGGAAATTAAG GTTGATGTGGATTTCAACCAGTTTCAATGGCCATCAGTAAACCAGTCCTCCAAGGTTTCAGCCACCACGAGCTATGATGCTTCCACTTCCGCCTCCACTGTAAAGACCACAGCTGCCTCAGCTATGGCTTGTGAGTCGACTGACCATttccctcccccacctccaaaTGTGCTGCAGATATCACAGGAAACCCCAGAGTACAACGTGTCTTCCCACAATCAGGAGGCAGCTTCCCAACAGAAATACACTGTTAGTAAAGAACAGTActtgaaaaacaaaagtgtAGCTGAACTAAAGCGCCTCTATAAGCACATACACCCAGAGGTCCGAAAGAACCTTGAAGGGGACTTTCTGAGTCAGCTCAGCGAAGCAGAAAAGAAAGACATGGAGAGCCAAGTGGTGGGTGATGTCCAGCAAGCTTGCTACGCTTTTGAAAACGATGGCACCGGCTCCAGCGAGTGTTCAAGCCCAGACCGGGAGTACATAGACTGGGAAGAGATCCTTAAAGGCGAAGTGCAGTCCATGCGCTGGATGTTCGAAAACAAGCCGCTAGATGCAATCAAGGATGAAACCCCAGATGAAAATGCGGTGAGCAGCATCGCCCAGCAAGAAATTATTGCTGGCAAAGATGTCAAATACACAGCGTGGATGTTTGAAACTCAGCCAATGGATGCTCTGGGAACTGAAAATTCTGATGCGGCTGAGCAGTCTCAAAAATCGACTGATCTGGCGAGAGGAGATGTTCGCACTGCCACCTGGCTTTTTGAGACACAGCCACTTGATTATCTGAATAAGATCTACCAAGAAGACGAGCAGGAGACAGATGTTATCACCAAAGACATCACGGGCGGAGATGTCAAGACAGCCAGATATCTTTTTGAGACGCAGCACCTGGACTCCTTGGGTAAAACAGAAACCATTGAGGAGAGCCACTTCTTGAACCTGAagtctgagctggaggagataAAAGGGGATGTAAAGACAACCACACGAATGTTTGAGACACAGCCAATGTGTGTTATCAGAGGAGATTCGGGAGAAATGTTGGAGATTACCACCATTCGCAGGGAGGAGACTGACAAAGGTGATGTAAAGACTTCACGGTGGATGTTTGAAACACAGCCCCTGGATATGATTAACAAAGATCCCACAAAGGTAAAACTCATATGTGGTATTTCAATGGAGGACCAAACCCAAGGCGGTGTGAACAAAGGCAGATGGCTGTTTGAAACAAAGACTCTTGATACTATTAAGGATGAAGAATGGGAGAGTTCCAGGAAGCAGAGGGTGGAAGTAATCGGAGCTGATGTTCGGCAGCACTGTCTGGTGTTTGAGACTCAGCCTATGGATACTCTAAAAGACAACACCAATGCGCGACCCTTACCCACAGAGGAGATTGTGGGAGGTGATGTTCGGTCCACCAAACATCTGTTTGAAACAGTACCTATGGAAAATTTGAAAGAACTGCTCGAAGTAGGGAAACTCAGGAAAACAGTGGcatcagaagaagaaaagggcGATGTGAGGCATCAGAAATGGGTGTTTGAAAGCCAGCCACTGGAAAATATaagggaggagaagaaagagattACTAGAACTGTGAACATTGAAGAGCTTGACAAAGGAGCTGTAACAAATTTTAAAGAAAGGTTTGAAAGTATGGATCTAAGTAAGTGTGCGGGAACACAGAAAATTCAAGTTGAAGGTGTAACGAGTGGATCAGTAAAATCCAACCGAGTTCTTTTTGAATCCACTCCAATGTATGCTATGCAAGACAGCTCTGGTCATTACCATGAGGTGAAGACCGTGAGACGTGAGGAGATTGTTAAGGGAGACGTGCGCAGCTGTAGATGGATGTTTGAAACACGTCCTATTGATGAGTTTGACGAAAGCATCAGTAAGTTTCAGATTATTAAAGGTATATCCAAACAGGAGATGGAGTCCGGAGATGTCAAAACAGCCAAGTGGTTGTTTGAAACACAACCACTTGATGCCATAAAGTTTTTCAGCGAAGATGAAGAGTGTAAAACTAAGGAGAGTGTTGACATAGAAAAGGGGGACGTGAAAACTTGTAGGTGGCTTTTTGAGACTCAGCCAATGGATGTTTTATATGAGAAAGTTGAAACAAGCGAGGACAATGTCAAGGAAGTGCAGAAAGGTGATGTCAAAACATGCACTTGGCTTTTTGAGACGCAGACACTGGATAACATACGCGATCATACAGAGTCTGAGACCATTTTAAAAACCTGCACCGTTAAACAAGAGGACATCCAAGGAAAAGACGTCCGACTGGCTCGCTTTCTTTTTGAGACTGAGAATCTGGAAAACATTATGGATGAAGACAGCAGTTCATTCAGAAGGGTCACAGAAATCGACATCCAGTCGGGCGACGTTTCTAGAATGAAGTATATTTTTGAAAATCGCTCCTCTGACATTATGAGCTCCACCTCAGAGGAAACAATGCAGAGGCTGAAGACACAACAAGCTGAGGACATCCAAAAGGGGAACGTGGTGAACTGTACCTGGATGTTTGAGAATCAGCCAATAGATGCTATTCATGACAGTACGACGGAGGCCAGGGATACTCGTACCGTGACTGACGTTCAAGGGGGAGATGTTGACAAAAGCCGCTTTATTTTTGAAACATACTCTCTGGATCAAATTAAAGAAGAGTCCACTGATGCAAATATTTTAAAGCTCACTAGTATCTTTAGAGATGACGTAGAAAAAGGAGATGTGAAAAATTACACCATGATGTTTGAAACTCAGCCGCTGTATGCCATCCGTGACAAAGAGGGCCATTATCATGAAGTAACTACAGTTACCAAGGAGGAGATCATGAGAGGAGATGTGGTGGGGGCACGATGGCTGTTTGAGACAAAGCCATTAGATTCAATTAGAGATTCAGAGGAGGTCTATGTTATTAAAGCTGTTACCGAAGAAGGCATCAACAAAGGAGATGTAAGTTCTGCTCGATGGAGATTTGAAACGCAACCTTTGGACGAAATTGCAGAAGAGATAAAAGTAAGGTCAAAAACAGTTGCAGACATCCAAGGCGGTGATGTGAGGACTAACAAGCAGCGATTTGAGGCTGATGAGACGTCTCAAAAGTATATCAGGACTGTTAGTGTGAGTGAAATCCAAAAAGGCGATGTCAGATCCGCGACTTGGATGTTTGAAACCCGAACAATTGATGAGATCCATGGCGAAGGTGCAGAGTACGATGGCATGGAGACGGTGACAAAAGAGGAAGTAATGAAAGGAGATGTCAAACAGTCTGTGTGGCTGTTTGAGCGGCAGCCCCTTGACAGCATCAAAGAGGCAGACGGGGCAGAAGTTGTAGTTACAAAGGAAGAAATCCCACAGGCGGATGTGAAGACAACAACATGGCTGTTTGAAACCACCCCATTTCATGAGTTCAATGAAAGCAGCATGGAAAAGACCGAAATAATAGGTAAAAGTATCAAAGAGACGCTTCAGGAGCTTTACAGTCAGAAAATGGTGGATTCACAAGGCGTCCTCATTGAGGCTGATGAGATTGGCGATGTCCGCATGGCAAAGTATAAACTCATGAACCAGGAGGCTCCACAGATCCAAAAGGAAGAGATTATCCGAGGGGATCTGAACAACATAATGATGAACCTCCTGAACCGCAGGGAGAGCACTGAGAGGGGGATAACTATTGACAAGGAAGAGCGGGGGAACATCAATACCACAGTGAAACAGCTATTCAACCAGGAAAAGGGAATCAATGTTGAGAAAGAAGAAATTATCCGCGGTGACATTCAAGAGGCAATAAACAATCTGCTCAAGAGCGAAGGCTCATCCAAGCGTGGCATTCTGATTCAGGAGGATGAAAAAGGAGACGTGAGGATGACTATCTATTCCCTCTTAAATAAGGGGGAGCAGGCCAGCATGGAGAAAGAAGATATAGTTCAAGGGAATGTAAATAGAACTCTTCATCGTCTTCTGTCCAACTCAAATGGAGAAGACTCAAAAAAGATAAAGATCAGCGACACGGAAAGGGGTAATGTCAGTTTTTACTCCACATGCATTGAGTCTGGAGCCCTGGATTATCTGAAGCAGCTTCAGAATGAGTACGACGAAAGGGAAGAAAAGGCGGTAAAAGAGTGTATCATTGGTGGCGACATCGAAGAGACTAAAATCTTGCTTAGAAAGAATCACCAGCAGATCGGTCGCACGGTGGCTGAGAATGATATTGTTCCTGGTGATGTGCACAGCATTGTTAAAGTGTTTATGACAGAACCTACTGTTACATATAGAAACctagaaaaaaaggacattgtTAAAGGTGACCTTGGTGCAGCCCTGGATTCCCTCACCCAAGCTATCAATCAGAAAGTGATGATAGAGAAAGAAGAGGTAGTCAAGGGAAACATCCCTACTACTTTGCGGTCTCTGGAGGAGGCCCAACATCAAACCAAAGGAATAGAAATTATCAGGGGTGACATCAGGGGGGCGCTTGAGTCACTAGAGAAATCTGCAACTACCAaaacagaggtcactgtggAAGATTTAGTGCCAGGTGACATTAAAGGAACCCTGAAATCCCTCGAGGAGGCCAAACAAGCTGTGAAAGAGTTGGAAAAAGAGGAGATCGTCAAAGGAGACATCCACACTGCCATGCAAAGTTTACACGAGGCGTCGAATGAGACAAAAACTTACCAGCATCAAGTGAGCGAACAAGGGGACGTTAAAGCCACAATCCAGCTCTTGCTGGAGCCAGCGACGTCTCCAAGAGTCCAGCGCAGAGGAAGCATCGAAGGAGATGTTAAAACATCTATCAAATCTCTTTATGAAGTACAAGAGGCGGCGCAGATGGAAAAAGAGGAGGTGTTAAAGGGAGATGTTCAGGGGACGATCAAGTGTCTAATGCAACGAAAGCAGTATTCAAATCCAAAACGCATGTATCCCTCCAAGAAAACCAAAGTCCCCATGAAGAATCCATCAAATGCAAAGCAAGCGGAGCATGAATGCTTACATGAGGCTAAGCCTGAGAGTGCAGCAGTCAATCCAGCCCCCGCTGTGAAAAACCTTTCTCAGAGTGTTGagtcacagacacatgcacagaggcACAGCGAAAGCAAATCAGTGAAAACACAGGTAATAACCCAAGAGGACCACTCTGTTACTGTAGCCAAAACAGACAATACCACTGGGGCCTCTCAACAGAAGAGCGTAAAGGAGCCGAAACACAAAGCGCTGCCCCCACAGAAAATACAAGCCCCTAAGCCCATTACGATaaagaataaacaaatgagTAATAATGATCAAACAGACACTAAAGCAGAGGGTGTGAATGTGATGAAAGAGCCGCAGAGCACATCAAAGATTTCAAAGAAGCAGATCTGTGAAACAAAGACAGTCAAACAGGTTCAGACTACAGTGACAGAGAAAACCGTGGTACATAAGCAAAATGTAATGGTATCGGAGCAGACGTCAACGTCTCAAAAGCAAATAGGGGGTAAAGCTGTCGCACAACAGCAGAACATCAAAAATACGAAGATCGATCACCGTAACCTTGACAGTAAAGGGAAAGGTGTGATCAAAAAGAAAGCAGAGATtcacttccctcctcctcctgcttccccgCCTCCACCCTCCGAGTCGGAGCTGTCGCTCCCTCCACCTCCGTCGCCGGTATTGGAGTGCCCAGCGTCCCCCTCATCCTGCTACTCCATCACGAGGCGGGACAGTGAcctcccacccccaccaccgccccctccacctcctgtggAATGCACAAGATCAGAACCTGATTTTttccctcctccgcctcctcctccaccttctgtgAGCACACAGGATTTTCTGCCTCCGCCTCCCTCACAGCAAGAGCTTAATGCAATGCCTCAGCCTCCCCCTGCAAAGCTGGGAAAGCCCATCATCAAGCCCATATTCAAAGCCCCCAAGCAGCCCGAAACACTAAAGCAGCCACTGCAAGTTAAACCCAAATGGCAGAAAAAGCAGCcaactcctccatcacctccacctcaGCTCCCTCACGATCAAGAAACACCAGTGGCAACAGGCCATAAAGAAGCGCTACAAGTTGTTGTACAAGAAGTGAAAAAGATTGAAATAAGCAAGCAGATTCAATCTGAATCTacagcagtgtctgcagctaAAATGTCCAGCATCCCTGTTGTAAAGGCAATGCAAAAAGAAAGCCCCCAGCCAGCTAAGAAGGTGTTTGTCCCTCCCATCAAACTGCCTCCACCCTCAGACCCTGCTCAGAGCCCAAAGGCCAGACCGTATGCCCGCAAATTCAAAACGCCGCTCATGCTCGCAGAGGAAAAGTATCGTCAGCAAAAGATAGAGGAAACTGAGAGGAGTAACGTCACAACCCCCACCTCCCCACCAGCTAATAAACTCCCCACTGCGTCTGGTGCAGAGCTTTCTACAGAACAAAGCACCAACAGAGAAGTGGCCACGGAAGTGACAAAAGTGATGACTGAACAACTTAAGACTGTAGAAGAAATATCTGCACAAGACGTGGCTGCTAGGAAAACCCCCTCTCAGATTCCTCTGAGCAAGCCACTGAGCTCAGTGGTAAATAAGAAATCAGCCCCTGGATCTTCAAATCTGTCCTCAGATAAAAAGCCGGTTGCTAGCGAGCACTCTTCAGAAAAGATTCCTGCCTCAACTGATGCTGTTAAAAAGAGTCAAAGTGCAGCTGAGAATCAGGCTGTTTCTATTACTCAGGCTCATCATGAGGCCTCAAATATCAAAGTCCAGTCGTGTTCGAATGTGGTCACTTCTTCCgtcatggagcagcagcaggttattAAGAAATCCAGCACCAGGTCTATCGCTGCCACGCAGAGCACTGTCCAAGGAAATGTAAATCTTCAAAGCCAGGCTGCGGTCACATTGAAAGCTGAAGATGTAAAGAATATTAATGTGCCTCTGACGCAGGAAGGAAAAATGAGTCCTTCTCAACCCAGTAAAATTCCAAAGGTAACTCCAAGCTTCAAAGTGAAAACCTTTAAGATGCCAccagagaagaaagaggagaaatgtGAGGGTTTGGGACAAAAGGTTGGATCGAAAAGTGAAATGCATTCACAGCATGAAAAAAGTAGCGTGTCGaagaaaagtgaaacaaaaGAGTCCCGGGAAAGCAGCCAGCtgacaaaagcagcaacagaaatTAAGGTAAAGGAGGTGAAAAGTCAGGTGACCCAGCCTGTAAAGGAAGCTGAGGTAGAGGTTCGCGTGAAGAAGGAAACGCAGGTGCAGAGTGAGACCGAAGCAAAGCTGTCGCCATCAGTTACAGTTTCAATACCAAAGGCAACTAAAATAACATCTGCAGCAAGTCTTAAAGGACAAGGCCTCGTATCTGTCTGCCACAGTCAACAGAGCACGAAGACAGAGAACATCCAAAGATGCAAGGAGGCGGTGATGACTGAGAGCACGGTGCAGCAAAGCTTTCAGATGCAACGACAGCAACAAGCGGCGGAGACGAATAAAATGCAGATAAAGGAGTGGAAAGGTGAGCCCGAGGACGTGCCTCTCAAAGACGAAGGAAAAACGACCCCTAAAGATGGAGCTCACTCACACGAGCTCGCAGACTCAGAGAAGAGTGATGTGGTGCAGAAGCTGCATGCTCAAATAAAAGAGCTGGAGGGCACGCCAAGCAAAATAGACTCCAACACTGTCAGGATGATTATACGTGAACTCCCCGACTGGGTGATGCGCTCGGTGGAGAAAAATAATTTAAGTGAAGTAGCTAAACAGCAAAGTAAGAAGAAGCTGAAAGAGATGATAGTTTATGTGAGGAATATTGTTCAGTCCAAGCTCAATATTTTGAAAGAAAATCTGACAGctgtggaaaaacaacagagagaaGCATCTCCAGTGCCGCCGTCAGTGCCTCCAAAACCCGACAGGAGTGTTTTGAATGCAGCCACTGCAAAGATCTCAAAGATTAGCATTGGCTCGTCCAAAACCGAAAAGAAGGTTTTTGAGGAGAGGAAGTCACTTCAGGAGAgcagaggtgagcagagggtGTCTTCCCCGCTAGCGAGCATCCGCACTCCATCGCCCACTTTTATCAGCATCGAGTCGAGGAGGGTGGACTCGCCCCTCAGGGTGACGCCCTCTCCTCCGCCGCACAGATCCGTGGGGacaccgccgccgcctcctcgcaAGTCCTTCACGCCCACGTCGGCCGTCAGCAGGGCCACGCCGTCGCCCACCCTGAGCCGCTCCGAGAAGCTGATGAAGCTGAGGGACACCACGTCCAGGCTTTCGCGCGGCAtgacccccccgccccccgccacCGCGTCCGACAGCGCCGCTGCTGAAAGGGAGCAATCATCCCCATTATGCGGCAGGCACACTCCCGTACAGAGAGCCGAGGAGGGGGTGGCCGATGTTGCAGAAATGGTGGACTCCATGAAAACAGTGAAGGACAAGAAGTCGTTCTTTGAGGAGGCACAAAAGGCCGAGGTGAACAGGATGTACATTCGAAAGGATCCCATAGACATCCCTGAACGTTTGGGACCCGATGCGGAGGAAGGCCTAGAACCGGTGACTATAGATCTCCTGAAGGACGATCTCCCAAGAGTCGACCTGTCTAAGCTGGTAAACAGATTTGAATCTCCAAAACCAAAAGTGTACATCAGGAAGGAGCCTATTCATATCGCGGAGAGGCTGGGCAGCGATACAGAGGACGCAGAGGCTGACCCGCGTACACCGAGGCCTGAGGACGTGCCCGCCTTCAACGTTAAGGCCATAAAGGATGTGTTTGAGACAGGGGAGCATAGTTCTCAGGCAGCACGAGAGCTAAGAGAACAAATAGAAAGAAGAGAATCAGAGTCAGCCTGCTCCGACCCGGCAGGTCACTGTGAGACATCACTCACTGAGCAATTCTGCAGCATTGATGACTTCGGAAACATCACAAGCGAGACAAGGAGCGAGGTGCATTCAGGGAGCTCCGTGACCCGCGGCAACCCGCCGTCTTACGCTGATGTGGTGAGAGGCAAAGTTCCCACCGTCGCCGTGCCCCCTGAAGCCTccacggaggagctgctgagaagCTTCCAGCAGTCCTGGGCCCAGAGCCAAGGAGTCTTCCAGAACCTGGGTTTCAGTGTCACTGAGCAGAGGACCTCTCAGATTGTAACGCACCAGCAGGAGACGGTCGTGATGG AAAATTCGAATTCCAGAGTCCGAACTGTGCAGGGTGTGTCGGAAGAGGGTGTACCCCATGGAATCACTGATCGCAGACAAACAAAACTTCCATAA